Proteins encoded by one window of Simiduia curdlanivorans:
- a CDS encoding SIMPL domain-containing protein: MTTKTARALLLTLALFALASPLQAAPELKGSPEELKGFLHPSSQTLFISDSAEATAYSDQAIVNLVITTEEKNLSSALEKNATLRSSIKSQLTAQGIAAEDIKNSKFSSSPEFGWFGKEPTSYKVVNRMSIKIQEEEALQSIATISDQHKEVLLSGTQFVHSKKAAFSQNVKALALKKVMDKKAFYESTLGIKLTPVSFEESIFDNLPTQGASQLEEIVVTGTRTKSDSYSSRRQYEPDMSNSSFDEIKYSARIKVEFKVN, translated from the coding sequence ATGACGACCAAGACAGCACGGGCTTTATTACTCACTCTAGCCCTTTTTGCCCTAGCTTCGCCGCTACAGGCCGCGCCTGAGTTAAAGGGTAGCCCAGAGGAACTCAAAGGCTTTCTGCACCCCAGCAGCCAAACCTTGTTTATTAGCGATAGCGCCGAAGCAACGGCCTATTCTGACCAGGCTATTGTTAACCTTGTCATTACCACAGAAGAAAAAAATCTTAGTAGTGCGCTAGAAAAAAATGCAACATTGCGCAGCAGCATAAAGTCGCAACTCACCGCGCAAGGCATCGCGGCCGAAGACATTAAGAATTCCAAATTTTCTTCGTCGCCAGAGTTTGGCTGGTTCGGCAAAGAGCCGACTAGCTATAAAGTGGTCAACCGCATGTCGATTAAAATTCAGGAGGAGGAGGCGCTACAAAGCATCGCCACTATTTCCGACCAGCATAAAGAAGTACTGTTATCGGGCACGCAATTTGTGCATTCGAAAAAGGCAGCCTTTAGTCAAAACGTGAAAGCCTTGGCGCTGAAGAAGGTGATGGATAAGAAGGCCTTTTACGAATCGACATTGGGCATAAAACTCACGCCCGTTTCCTTTGAAGAATCGATTTTTGACAATCTACCCACCCAGGGTGCCAGCCAGCTCGAAGAAATTGTCGTGACCGGCACTAGAACAAAAAGTGATAGCTACTCTTCGAGGCGCCAATACGAACCCGATATGTCAAACAGCTCTTTTGATGAAATCAAATATAGCGCGCGCATCAAAGTAGAGTTCAAGGTGAACTAA
- the hppD gene encoding 4-hydroxyphenylpyruvate dioxygenase, protein MADLFENPMGLDGFEFIEFAAKEKGVLEPVLEILGFTHVANHRSKDVTLWRQGGINFVVNYEKKHPSAYYAEEHGPSACGMGFRVKDAPKAYARALELGAQPVDVPTGPMQLRLPAIRGIGGAILYLIDRYEEGASIYDIDFEFIEGVDRHPEGCGFKIVDHLTHNVYRGRMAYWAEYYEKLFNFREIRYFDIKGEYTGLTSKAMTAPDGKIRIPLNEEAGSNGQIEEFLMAYNGEGIQHIAFSCDDLLGCWDRLKAGGMRFMTPPPETYYEMLEERLPGHGEPVDELKKRGILMDGSVEEGDPRLLLQIFSENLVGPIFFEFIQRKKDEGFGEGNFKALFESMERDQIRRGVLKTEENA, encoded by the coding sequence ATGGCTGATTTATTTGAAAACCCTATGGGCCTTGATGGCTTTGAGTTCATCGAGTTTGCCGCTAAGGAAAAAGGTGTCCTCGAGCCAGTGCTGGAAATCTTGGGCTTTACTCACGTTGCCAACCATCGCTCCAAGGACGTGACCCTATGGCGTCAGGGTGGGATTAACTTCGTCGTCAACTACGAAAAGAAACACCCCTCAGCCTATTACGCAGAAGAGCACGGCCCTTCGGCCTGCGGTATGGGCTTTCGTGTGAAAGACGCGCCTAAGGCCTATGCCCGCGCGCTAGAGTTGGGTGCTCAGCCTGTCGATGTGCCCACGGGTCCTATGCAATTGCGCTTACCGGCTATTCGCGGCATCGGTGGTGCTATCTTGTATTTGATCGATCGCTACGAAGAAGGCGCCTCGATTTACGATATCGATTTTGAGTTTATCGAAGGCGTGGATCGCCATCCCGAGGGCTGTGGCTTCAAAATTGTCGATCACCTAACTCACAATGTCTATCGCGGTCGTATGGCTTACTGGGCCGAGTATTACGAGAAGCTGTTTAATTTCCGCGAAATTCGCTACTTTGATATCAAAGGTGAATACACAGGTCTAACCTCGAAAGCTATGACCGCACCCGATGGCAAGATCCGGATTCCGTTGAACGAAGAAGCCGGCAGCAACGGTCAGATTGAAGAATTTTTGATGGCCTACAATGGTGAAGGTATCCAACATATCGCCTTTTCCTGTGATGACTTGCTAGGTTGCTGGGATCGCCTGAAGGCTGGAGGTATGCGTTTTATGACGCCACCACCAGAGACCTACTACGAGATGCTGGAAGAGCGGCTACCAGGTCATGGCGAACCGGTAGATGAACTTAAAAAGCGCGGCATTCTGATGGATGGCTCGGTGGAAGAGGGTGACCCACGCCTATTGCTGCAAATTTTCTCTGAAAATTTGGTGGGCCCTATCTTTTTCGAATTTATTCAGCGCAAAAAAGATGAAGGCTTCGGCGAGGGCAACTTTAAGGCCTTGTTCGAATCTATGGAGCGAGATCAAATTCGTCGTGGTGTGTTAAAGACGGAAGAAAATGCCTAA